The nucleotide sequence gatttgaacccgtgacctcctggtcacatgacaacaactttaccggtTACGCCAAGGTTATCTAAGTATTTGATAGTACATATAGTTCATGTAAGGAGTGTTTGTCATCTTCATTCTAAGCCTGCGCTAATTCATTTTCCATCTCTGTTCCAAATACATTACACGATGGACGGAATAGCGTGTACATTTTGATGTTCCATGTCCGATGAACTTGATTATCTAGTGCGATTACTTGACAATAATGCAGGTAGAAGAATATAGCATTAGGTCTCATCTTATACAATTGAAACAAGCTTGGAGAAGTGATGAGCAGCTGATACTTGGGAATTAGATAGCTTTTACCAAATGCTTCTCAAATGCAATTCTAACCAACTCTTCCTCGTCAAATGAATAATATGCCACATCTCCAGCCTTAGCTATTGTGTATAgtaatagttttttttttcattctaatttatcatgggaaatcttgaattattccattcttttttcttatttctttctcCACATATCTTGCAAAAAGCTGTCGTCCCTATCCTAATGTAACTTTTTGTATcatcaacaaaaaaataaatgcaaAGGAAGAACAAGATTCAAAATTAgttatagaaaagaagcaaacttACCAAAAATCATCTCACGTTCTTAAAGTTTTCCTTAAACTCAAAGTTTTCTATTTATTCATTTACATACAAACAAATTTGACAATCATTTTTTCTATTGATCACTTAAGATTGGGATTGGAAATCATAAATAGAGAGCAAGTGACCATTGCTAAAGAAGATGACTCACTTTGACATAATATTATTTGAGTCTAGTTCTGTTCATTTATTGAACCATTGACAGCTCTATGCATATTTTGCTTTAAATTTTTTGGAAAAGCATTCAAATTTGTCCTTGTATTATTCGGAATTGCTCAAATTTGCCATTTATTGGACTTTAAGTTCATTGATACCCTTGCTTTTAGTAAATGTTTATTATTTACACCATTAAGAGACtttactccctccgtctcatattatCTGTCATGATTCTCTTGTACACCCCTCAAAATATAATTAATCTTTAATCTTTTTTTCATTGGTATTTGAACAAAGTTATCCATAATTGAGGTATTTGTAGTCTTCAaggataattattattaagggaaaaaaggaaaaaggtttTCAATTTTATCTTGAACTTCTAAAGtgaaataatttgagacaactatttttaatAATCATGATTGATAATATGAGACAGAGGGAATATAATGTTTGTGCTTACCAAACAGATATACTAAATTGGGAGAATTTAAGTAGATTGTTCAAATGTGTGCAAGTAGGAGCATCAAATAACAATAACATAACAAAGGgcattttaatttgtttaaagaattagAAAATCTCCAATTCATAGGTCAGTAAAACAAATCCTTCGGGGATCATTCACAAAGTTCCAAAACAACCTTAGCAATTTAGCTTATACAAAGGTTAAAAGTAGTTTATGCAACAGCCTCAGCTTTCTATCTTGGATCAATAATCTGACTGGACTTATTCCTAAATTTCCAGCCAGAACTTTCATGTATGTGTTCTCTTCCTAATTCTTACTATGTTACATTAAACATgcgtgaatatatatatatatatatatatatatatatatatatatatatatatatatgtacattgacccatgatatCAAGCTCGAGAGTTTCGGAAACAATCTCtttaccttcacaaggtaggggtaaggacGGCGTAAATACTACCATCCCCAGACCCACAGAGTGGGATCTGAAGAGGGTAGTGTGCAGGAGCCCTTATCCCTAGCTGGTGGGTACTTCTTGCAAACAAAGATCCACAGTGAATAAAAGTGTAACCCCTACATCAAATGTTTAAAGAGGTATCATCTATTACAATGGCGTGTGCATGCTAATTTTGGGCACCGCCATTCAGCAACAGCACATGCCAAGTTACAAGAAGAGATCCACTATTTACAAATGGAAGAGCAAAACAGAGCAAAAGCAAAGTGGGAACATTGAAAGCAACCAACACTTGTTTAAAACTCGCAAATCACAATGATATTATCAAACAATCGTATCACGAGCGTGTACATTGTCATGAGGCTGATTTCATCATTGTGATTGCTAGTTACCCACTGAACATGACAGTCCCCTTTTGAGGCTGAAGTTTTATTTAGTCTTCATTATCATCATCCTCAGCACCTACCTGAATAAGCTGATACCCGATCATAATGCGTATATGCGATTTTCTGGGAGTGAGATCTGTTCCAAACCGCTTGCCTGCAGAAGAAAAAAATCATCTTGCACTGGTTAGAAACAAGGTGAGTGCTCCTTTGGAACAAAAAATATCTTGCTACTACAACCTTGTGGAGAATGTAGATCAAGTTTTTTTTATCTATAACTTGACTACCAGAAGATAATCAATGAGACCCAGCATCTTTTTTCTCTTAGTACCCCAAAACATTAGCCAAGAGAATAGAAATTACCACTCTGGATATATGAAAACTCGAATATGCAATGGCGTAATAGTGTAGCAAAAAGGATTATAGAGAAGAACACATCGAATGATGAGATCCCCAGAAGATAAAAAGAAACAGAGAAAGCACTACAAAATTCAGagtcacttggactcaatttatCAGGAACACCGCTAGTTGATTCCTCTTCAGGTTCCTCCTCATCGGCATCTTTTTCCTGCTCAGATTCATCTTCTGACTCATTTACATTATTCTTCTTCGCAGCCTTTTCTGATGCCGTTTCGGTCTTCTTTTGGCTCTGTAAATAAACCAGAGACATGATGTGAAAAGGTCACAGAACTCAAAGAAAATACTGGCGTGAATGCACAAAACTCTCCCCTATCCTTTCTCTCGATTTCCATCTATTTCTTTTTCCATTTGGAAGGATGTAACAAGAAACAGCTCAAATTAAAAAGCTCTATGGTAATAAACATAACAAATGTTAAAGCATTAGCAGCAATCCAGACAGCATAATTTAGCTCATTGAGTACTCCACTTCTTTTACACCCAAAGATAAAAGTTCCTCACTCTCTCCAAAATCAGGATTAGAACACGATATCTTCCCAGACAAAGCCAACTCAAACAGCAGAGAAACTTTGCGAACAATTTTGTCAGCTTCTATGCTGTTAACTCATATGATGATTTTTTATTAACCCTCTGAGACCTTAGGATGTGGATGTGGAAATTCAAGTTGAGAACAGGCAAACGTACAACCAAGGAGCTTTGAAATgaaatttaataaatttattGTTAATCAAATTTCTCCATGAAATTTCATATAGGCCACAGAGAATACAAGTTAGCAGTTGCAAGCCAAAATCATCTCTCAGTTTGTATTTCAGTACTAAAACATAGTTAAACGTTGATAAGAAAGAAACATACCATTGGCTGAACCTTTCGAACTAACAGATGCTGATGAGGGATTTTTTGTGCTCTCTCTTCTGCGCttctttcctttacttgactaATCATTTGACCAGAGATGCATCAGTACACTATAAATAAACAGAACAATCACAGATGCTTTTATCACATTCAGAGGTCAACCTGTTCCTTCTCAGCAAGCAACTCAACAGTCGTACCATGACGAGCTTCCAAAAAGTCCATCAACTTTGGCACTATGTCCTCCTAATGCATATGAACTCTTAATTAGTTAAGATACTTGGAAGGAAGATTATATACAAATGCCAAATCTCCACGTAGTATGAAGTGCCAAGTTGAGGATTAAAACAATGCCTTCACTCTTAAGACCCTTTCTCTTTTTGATATGTAATTCACTCATAAGATAAATTACAGCTGACTAATTTAAGAAAGAACTACTTGAGTCAAATAAAAAAGACCTAACATGCAGCAAAAGATATGAACTCGCCTTCCTTGCTGTATAGTGGTGAACAGGTATATTTAGTTCAATGCAGAATGTCAACAGCTTCTGTTCGGAATACTTGTCAAGCTTTTCTTTTACTTCCATCTTTTTATCTTGCAACTTACGATGATATAACATCAAGCATTCTAAAAGCTCAATCATAAGATAATCAATGAGATACATTTACAATCAGTACGACCAAGCAAGCAAAGAGAAGGTTAATGTTCAAAGTTTCCCAAACCACCATCGCAGGTATGAAAAAGCAAGATATTGGATAGTCATTTACTCATCTATGCATCCTTTCGCAACATGAGATGTCCATTACAGCCATTCACGCAACACAGAGTAAGGAAACTGTGAATTTGGTGTTCTCGATCTGAGCCTGCAAAGGACAAGAACTATAAGCGAAAAGAATAAAATGTTGAACAAGCACGACGAGATGAGAAGTGAATATCATTCTATCGGGTATAAGTCGCTGACTAGTTCCATAAGCGGAGATCAAGTATCATAAGGAATAGTCCTAATCAATTGTCGGTAGAAGGATCGTGCGAAATGCTTTGAATCATCATCATTGCCAGATGAAAGAAGGAAAATCCTGAGAAATCCCGAGTATAACAAAATGGTAGAGAAATCACCAAAGCTTTGAATCCAATGCCTACTATCTGGTAAATATTTCTCACAGATAATAAAACTTTCTGCTTGCTTGCAAAGAAGAAAAGTACCATATATTGCCATCTCAAAGGAAGAATGATATGGCACTCGTGTGGAAAATATGCCTCTTTAGAAACTTgtgatccaaaaaaaaaaaaaggaataaaccATTCCTTTTCATAAAGAAATACAAACTTTTCATGGAATGACGCTGCAAatgatttcatatttttctttacaTCATTTTAATTCTCCACATTGTTTTGACTAGCGAATGAAGAAAGGTAGACTAACAAGATGGCCAAAATAAATGGCTTTAAAACCCACAATATTTGTTCTCGAGTAAAATGACATAAGCAATTTCTtcaagataaaagaaataattgcaACTTCTCCACACTTCACTACAATTTTACCTAGATAAATGGATTGCTGATAGAAAATAGTAGAGAACCAACAGCCAACTCATCCCAACTGATAAATGTTGTGTTGTCACCAACTATTTTCAAAAGAACCCTACAACTCATGCCAACTGATCAAAGTTGGGTGGTCACCAACTATTTTCAAAAGATCTCCACAACTCATAATTTTCTTTCCTACTTTCAACTACTACCCCATCTATTTTACTCTCATATTTATCGATTTAACCACCTCAACATTTACAAAATCTGTTAAGGCATGCAAACAATGGATGCAAGAGCGTATTATTAAGTTGTCCTTTTAAGTCTTGAAGACATACCTTTATCCGCCTATTGTTCCACTTAGTAATACTTGCTATAGTCCTCCAGACCTTCATTTCCTTGACCTTCTTGCTTAGCAACTTCCACAGGCAAGGAAGAGCGCCAAAGTCAGCAATGCGCTGAGTTATGAAGATGGTTGACATTAGTAAAAAATAAGGCAATATCCATGTCTGACGCAGTTACGTTTTAGAAGAAGATCgaaacaaaacacaaaaataaaaaatctggtGTAGTCTTTGCACAGTGTGCTCATTCTCAACAATTTAGCACATTGAAGGAAGGATGATGTTATAGTAACTTAACAGAACAGCATAGGAGACAATTAGTCCCAAGACACTAGTAAAATTAACAAGGGTGAGTCAAACTCTCTTTCCCTTTTCACACTTGAGGTATGCAAGATGTGTACAAGGGGCACAATCCATCAACAAGAAAGCTGCTTGAAAGAAAACTCTTCAAGTATCAACTgaattctctttttattttatttttccaagaAAAGGCAAGTACCAACTGTATTCTCATTTCAATCAATATCACATAACTTCAAGCTCATATTTTGCAAAATAAACTCAGCAAAAAACAcctatagaaaagaaaatagcttGTGATACAGACCTCTCCATAGCAtcttaaggggtcgtttggtaggatgcataagaataatgctgaatatggtgtattagtaatgttggtattagttatgcttgcattagttatgctggtattagttatgctgacatatttcttatccattgtttagtttgatgtattaaagcattgcacaatttctaaaagaattgcttgtttacaaaaataccctcaaaaccagtccATCACTCtaaaactttttaaaagaaacatatgttgagaaatatttttatatgaaaaagtttaaaaaaattatttgatttgtctacctatattgtaatatagaactaaatatttatatataaaaaaggaaatatgctaagtatttttttatttactagatatataattttatttcgcactatttgaattattttaaacttgcattaatataataactagcatattttaatcaagcataaattttaaaggataattttgtctttaactaagctaatgcattgcatgcattaaaacccatTGCATTGCTAACTAATGCATAAGTTAGTtaccatggttttctatgcattagttatgcataggataataccaaataggaggtataactaatgcataagttcaaaatgtctaccaaacaaggtattattaatacacaaagctaatgcaagcattattttatctaatgcaaCCTACCAAACGACTCCTTAAGAGAATTATGAAAGTAAAGGCCCCATTTGGGAGTGTAAAAGCACAATCTTTAAGCATGTGAAGATATTTTCTTGACTAAATCTAGACAACTCCAAgtacttttcttttcttattctattTTTTAAAACTCAAGGACAACTCCATGTTTCTTATTACCAACTTGCATACATAGATATTTTGTCCCATGGTCGTATCAATATCTAAATAGGCTAAGTTAGAGACACTAAGAATTGATGACCCAAAAACTCGCGGTCCAGATGGCAAAGAACCTGCTTTCACACCTTCAGACGAACACACTTACAGAAGGAAGAACCTTTAAAAACTCGTTTGGTGGGAAGCTTTACCAAAATGGGTTGGTTCTTCGTAGGCCATTAGAAAACGCAGTGCAAGCTAGGGTGGCCATTAGAAAGGCGGCGGAAGCTACGATGGTAGATGCACTTGAAGCGATACAAGATTTCTTCTCTGATTTTCCGATAAAGAGTTAAAGACCAGGCAACTAGAGTTTCATATGAAAGGCACAAGTGGATGGGAGAAGTTCCATGAAGCTGAAAAGGTGGGAGGAGCAGTCGGGGTGTGTCGATTCTAAGCACAGGATTGGATAACCATTTTGATTTAAgatgcaaaaataaaataataccgGTCCATATGTTTACTGCATAAAAAAGCCCATCATTAAGATAGCCGCTTTAAATAGATGTACATTTAATTATGCTATTGACTACTATTACAATACTAAATAAAAGTAAATTAATCTTATCCACAAATCTCTAAACTAAGAGTAGCTCCGTAGGAAATAACAAAAACTACATACCAAATGTAACATGCTAAGGTGGCGCAGCTGTATAGAGGAACCGACCAAATCCAGTAATGAATGAAGCACAATGCAGTGGCAGAGACATGATTTTATATAAGGGAATTCAAAAATGTCACATATTATGGTATTTGAACATGTGACTTAAAGTAAGTAACCCCCTTTGCCACTTTTCCAGAATATTACTTATTCTAAGGGGTTTCACCAGCTTATAAAACCAAAAATACTAGTTTTTATCCTATTACCGTGTAATTTTTCAGTAAAGATGACTCAATTGAAACCCCCTTCTACAAGCTACCTACACTTCTGGCACAATGTTGTAGAGTCAAAAAAATAAACGGATAAGAAGATGATATTTTAAAGTTGATTCATGAACATGCCGAATTATCTTCTCAATACATATTGTTTAAGATGTTTCCACCTTTCAATCATTTTATTTTATCTCATCTCATTCCTTTCTTCATTGGTCCATCCATCGAACAGTTTGGATCGAACCATGAAAGCTTCTAAAAGCTACTTGAGACCCAAATACCTGAGACTGGATGCCGTCTCTGAAAACAATATGTCCAAGCGTACGGAGGGAAGGG is from Nicotiana tabacum cultivar K326 chromosome 18, ASM71507v2, whole genome shotgun sequence and encodes:
- the LOC107823095 gene encoding uncharacterized protein LOC107823095, with translation MVRLLSCLLRRNSQVKERSAEERAQKIPHQHLLVRKVQPMSQKKTETASEKAAKKNNVNESEDESEQEKDADEEEPEEESTSGVPDKLSPSDSEFCSAFSVSFYLLGISSFDVFFSIILFATLLRHCIFEFSYIQSGNFYSLG